The nucleotide sequence CCCGCGAGCGGCAAGAACGCCGGGCTGCGCGCCGAGTGCGTCATGCTCTCCGGGCAGTGCGAGGCGGGCAAGGTCGCGTTCCGCAAGGCGCTCGAGGCCACGAAGAGCGGGGAGATCGGGCCCGACCGCATGGACGCGATCGTGCAGGCCGAGGCCGGGCAGTGGTGCCGCGGTGCGAACATGGGCGACAAGGACAAGTTCGCGGCGGCGGGCCAGACGCTGACCGCGGGTGGCACGGGCACCCAGACGAAGAGCGTCGCCCAGTGCCAAGAAGCGTTCGACACCTGGATGCGGCTCCGCCCTCGCATGGACCCGAAGCCCAAGCTCGACGCCGTCACGGCCACGGCCGTCGGGTGCTTCGCCAAGGCGGGCGACTGCGGCGCCGCCTGGAGGGCCTACAGGGCCATCAACGACGCCAAGGAGCCCGGCCCCGAGCGGCGCGAGCCCGCGCGTGGGAAGCGGCCCGAGCGAGTGACCCACGGCCCGAGCCCCGACGGCTGGAAGGGCTACACCGAGGAGGAGACGCGGCGCGCGTTCGATGGTCTGAGCGAGAGCATGGGCCCGTCGTGCAAGGGCAAGTGAGCGGCGGTCTCCGGGTTGGACGCGCCTTGTTCGTAGAGACGCGGTGGCGCGCGCCGAGGCTCGGGCGGGCGCAGCGTCGAGAGACGTAGGGTAGGTTCATCCATCGGCCCGCGAAGCGGTCAGCCGAACAGCGCGCGCGCGCCCAGGTAGGCGACCAGGGCGATCGCGGCCGCGATCGCGCGCCGCTTGAGACCGGCGCGAAAGCCGAGCACGACGCCGATCGGAAGCACCGCGAGCGCGAGCACGCCCTCAAGTCGGCGGCCGGATCGCGCGAGGCCGACCGCGAGCGCGACCGCGAGCGTACACGTCGCCGCGAACGTCACGACGACGATCCCGAAGGCGAGAGGTGGAGGCACGAGCGCGCTCATTTCATGTGGCTCGCGGAGATCGCGCTCATCGCGCGCCGCCGTCACGCGGCAGGTCGCCTTCCCGGAGATCGCGGCCCACGTCTTCCTCTTCGCCGACATCGTTGAACACGGTCGTGCGTGAGGCCGGCGCCGTCGCGATGGGCGGAGGCTCGGGGAGCTCCCCGCCGCTCGCGTCGAGCCACTTGCCCGGCGCGAAGTAGAGCTGGGCGTCGGCCCCGCGCACCTCGGTCCACGGGGCGTACCGCGCACCTCGAGGCGGCACGACCCAGCGACCCCGGCGCCAACGCGCGCGCTTCCCCTGGAACGTCCACTCGCCGTCGAGCCACACCACGCCTTCGACGCGGGGACGGGTGGGGATGAGCTCCGTCTTGGCCGGAGGAGGAGGCGTCGTTATCGGCACGAGATCGGTCACCTGGTGCGTCACGAGCGTGGGTCGCGGCACGGCAGGCGCTCCGCACCCGACTGGCGCGAGCGCGAGCGTGGCGAGCGCGACGAGCGCCGGCGATCCGAGCCCGGCGCTGCCGAGGATGGTGCGGACCGAGGGCACGCGGCCATGCTACTCCACCCCAGGCGCGGAGCCGAGGTGCCCATTCCTTCATCGAGACCACGACTCGCCGACCGGAGCGCGAGAGCGTCGACGTCCTGGCGGGCCGGCTCTGGGGTGCTCTGGGCGCTGGTCGCGGTCTCAGGGATCCTGACTGGGATCCTGACGACGGGGTGCCACTCGATCCCGAAGGGCCGCTCGGCGATCTACAGCGTCGAGGTCAAGAACGTACGCGCGCGCGGGCCGAGCCCCGACATCGCCGAGATCGAAGAGAAGCTCGCCACCACGCCGAGCCCGAAGTTTCTCGGGCTATTTCGGGGAGTCGTCTACGAGTACACGACGTTCGAGCCGCAGACTCTGCAGAAGGATCTCGCGCGCGTTCAGGCCGCCTGTCGCGCACGGGGGTACTACGAGGCCCGCGTGCGCGCGGGGCGGGTCCACCAGACGACCGACAACCACGTTCGGGTCGAGATCCTCGTCGATCCGGGCGAGCCCGTGCGTGTCGCGAGCGCGCAGTTCGCTGGCATGGACGGCCTCCCGCTCGCCCTCCGCGCGAGCGCGCGGGTCGCTGCCGCCGAGGCCCTCGAGGAGGGCGCCCCGTTCGACGAGGCGGCGTACGACGCGGCGAAGGAGGCGCTGCGGAGGCGCCTGACCGACGAGGGGTACGCTTTCGCGACCGTCACCGCGCGCGCCGACGTCGACCTCCCGCGCCACCGGGCGTTCGTCCACTACGCGGTCGAGCATGGGACACCCCAAGCCCTCGGAGACGTTCGCGTCGTGGGCCTCGGGACCCTCCCGGAGGACCAGGTCCGCTACGCGCTGTCGCTCGAGCCCGGCGCGCCGTATTCGACGAAGGCGATCGAAGAGGCTCGGCAGGCCGTGCTCGAGCTCGGCGTCTTCGCGTCCGTCGAGATCCTCCCGGCGCTCGACGAGGGCCCGCGCGCCGACGGCCGGGTCCCCCTCGTCGTGAAGCTCGAGCCCTCCAGGCTACGCACCGTGCGCGTCGGCGGCGGAGTCGAGTTCGACGCCCTGAAGACCGCCCTCAGCGCGACGGCAGGCTGGGAGCACCGCAACTTCTACGGTGGGCTGCGGAAGTTCCACGTCGACCTCACGGTCGGGCTCGTCCTCTACCCGCTCCGCGTGAACAACATCGAAGCGCCGACCGACATTTTTCCCGAGGCTCGCCTCCGCTTCGATACCCGACAACCTGGCGTGTTCGGCGGCCGCATCGCAGGGTTCTTCCGACCGAGCGTCGAGGTCTATCCCGTGCTGATCGACCCGAACCCGCCGAAGGACGCGAACGTGCTCGGCTACGGCGAAGCGCGAGCGACCCTGGGCATCGAGCGGGTCTTCAAGCGCGTGTACGGCGCGCTCTCGCAGAACCTGCAAGTCGCCTATCCGTTCTCCTATCTCGGACCGGTCGATCCCACGCTGAGCCCCGTCGTCATCTCCTACCCCGAGCTCCAGGTTCAGCTCGATCTCCGCGATAGCCGCGTGAAGCCGCGCAAGGGCGTCTACGCGGCGGCGTCGTTCCAGGTCGCGGGGGTGGGCGGCGACGCGAGCGACGTGAAGATCCAGCCCGAGGTTCGCGGCTACGTCCCCGTGTCCAAGCGTGTCGTGCTCGCGGCGCGCGCGGGGCTCGGGTTCCTCGTCCCCTTCAACTATGGCAGCGCGGTGTTCGGAGACCCCGACGCCCTCGACGAGAAGTCGCGCACGCTCGACTACCAGCTCGTCTATTTTCGGGGACTCTTCGGCGGCGGGCCGAGCTCGAATCGAGGGTATGCCGCTCGCGGCATCAGCCCGTATGGCAACGTCGGCTTCTTGACTCCGGACTCGGCGAGGCTCCGCCAGGACTCGGACTGCCAGCCCGATTGTCGCGTCCCGACCGGCGGGTTTTCCCTCTGGGAGGCGTCCCTGGAGGTGCGAGTCGACGTCGTCGGGCCGCTCTCGGCCGCGACCTTCTGCGACGCCGGTGACGTGTCCCCGCAGCGAGGGAGCATTCGCCTCGCGCACCTCCACCTCTCGTGTGGACTGGGCGCTCGCTACCAGACACCGGTCGGCCCCATTCGCCTCGACGTGGGTTATCGGATTCCGGGGGCGCAGGTGATAGGCGGGCTCACTCCCGACGAGAAGGAGCCGAGCACGCTCGCAGGCGTCCCGATGGCGATCGCGCTCGGCGTGGGGGAGGCGTTCTGATGGCTCGACGGGCGCTGCGACGCGCGCTCGACGCGCTCGGCCTCTTCCTCGTCGCCTTGTTCACGCTCGCCGTGGGCGCGGTCGCCCACCTCGGGACCCGCCCAGGACTTCACACGATCACGTGGGCCGTTCACGCGGCCACCGGTGGCACGTTCAAGGGGACCCTCGAAGCGCGAGGGCTCGGGTCTATCGGTCTGCGAGGTGTCCGTGGCCTCGACGCCCGCGTCCGCTCTCCGAGCGGCGAGACCCTCGCCTGGGTGAGCGGCGTCGACGTGGACACCGACGTCCTCGGGCTCGTCGAGGGAGCCGTCTTCGGCGACCCGCCCACGCTCAGGGTCGACCGCCTCGCCATCGATCACGTCGCGCTCGACGTCTCCATGAAGGACGCCGGAGACGGCGAGAAGACCCTCGCGCTCGCCGACGCGTTCCTCCCGCGGACGCCCAAGCCAAAGTCGAACCCGGGTCCGACGCCCACCATCGAGCTGCGCAGCGTTCGCGTGCATCATGCATGGATATACGGGCAGGTGGCGGAGACCTTCGCCGCCGACGTGGAGGCCCACGGTCTCGACGCTTCGCTCAGATCCAGCGCCCAAGGTCTCGACCTCCGCGTCCACGACGTCCGGGTCGCGGCCCGAGAGGTCCTCCCCAAGACCGCGGTCGTGATCCGCGTGACGGCGCACGCGGCGCTCCCGGACGAAGGCGACGAGGACCTCGGCGCGGACCTCACGGGCGAGGTGGCGGGCGTCCCGTTCGTGATCGGAGGCGCGCTGCGAGGCGCCGCGTTCGAGGCGCACGTGGGGGTGCCGACGGCCGACGCCGCGAAGCTCACCGCGCTCGTGCCGGGGCTCTCTCTCCGCGGGCCGGTCTCGGTGGGGATCGAAGCGCGGGGTCAGCTCGGCGGAAGGGCGATCGCCTCCGCGCGGGCGCAGCTCGGCCCGGCCCTCGTCTCCGCCCGCGCGCGCGCGGATCTTGGGCCGGACTTCGTGGGCGACGCCGTATTCATGGCGGAGAACATCGACCTCACGGCGCTCTCCGCCGGCGCGCCGACGTCACGCCTCGGCGTTCGCGGTGAGGTGACTGCGCGCGCCCCGAGCGTCGGACCACCCTCGGCGGAGCTCTTCGCAGATCTCGCGCCGCGGTCCCACGTCGCGGGGCAGGGGCTGCCGCCCGTGCGGCTCGACGCAACGCTGGACGTCTCGGGGATCGCGACCGCGGACGTGGTCGCCGCGGAGCCGGGTGCACGCACGACGCTCCACGCGGAGCTGCCGACGCGCCCCACGGCCGGCCCCGTGACGTTCACGACCGACACAGCGCTCTCCCTCGCGGCGCTCCGACGCGCCGGAGCGCTCGGCCTGGGGGTGGGCACGTTGCGGACCCGCGGCACCTTGGACCTCGTGACGCTGGCCCTCCGCGCGCGCGCCGATCTCGCGGCGCGGTCGCTCGACGTGCGGGGGGTGCGCGCCTCGCGCGTGGACGTCGGGGTGGACGCGCGCGGCTCGGTCAAGGCGCCCGATCTGCACGTCACCCTGGGGGTGCAGGGGCTTCGGTTCGGCGCACGACACGCGCTGAGTCGCCTCGACGTCGAGAGTGACGTTGCCGTGAGTCGCTCGATTCACATGCGAAATACACGAATAGCGGGCAGGGGGTACGGCGAAGCGCTCTCCCTCTCGGCCCCCACCGCGCGCGTCGACGGGGCGGACTTCGACCTCGGTGGCGTCGAGCTCGCGGGGCTCGGGGGAAAGCTCTACGCCGAGGGCTCGCGACGGGGCTCCAAGATCGCCGCGCGGCTCCGGACCGAGGGAGAAGCGCTCGATCTCGCGCGGCTCGCGCGGCTCGTCGGCGAGCCCCGACTCGCCGGGCGGCTCTCGCTCGACGCAGACGTCACGCTCGACGGGGGAGAGGCGGAGGGCGACGTGCGCGTGACCCTCCGCGACGGGAGCGCGCCCGGTGTGCCTCATGCCCACGTCGCCCTCGAGTCTTCGCTCCACGCGCGCCGCGGTCGCGTGGCGATCGACGCCCAGCTCGGCGAGGTGGTCACGGTACGCAGCGTCGTTCAGGAGCTGACCCTCGACGGCCCGGCGCTCTCGAAGGCGGCCTGGCTGCGGGCCAGCGCCGACGGCGCTCTGTTCGCCGACCTCGATCTCGCGCGGCTCCACGAGGCCCTCCCTTCGGCCACGGAGGATCTCCCGGTCCGCTTGATGGGTGGCCGAGGGCGTGTGCAGGCGCGGTTCGTTCACGCGGCCGAGGGGCGACTCCCCTCGGTCAGCGCCGCGGTGTCGACGCGCGGACTCGCGCTCGGGCCGAAGCCCGCGGTCGGTGGCGCCGTGGCTGCGACCGCGTCGAGGGCTGCGCTGCGCGTCGACTTCGGGGCGGAGGCCATCGTCGATGGGGTCACGGGATTCGCCGCGATCTCCGGCCGACTCACCGACGCGCGGGGCCCCGTCGTCTGGCTGGACGGCCGGGGCCAGCTCCCCCTCGAGCTGCTCCTCGCCGGTGGGGAGACGAGCGATCTTCGGGCCGCGATGTTGGATCGAGCGTTCGGGTTCCATGTCGTCGTGCCGGAACGCAAGTTGTCGGCGTGGCCGGGGCTCGTGGACCTTGGTGGCACGACCGGGGCGGTCTCGCTCGACGTCTCGGTCGAGGGCACGCCGCGGGCTCCGCGCGGCAGGCTCGTGTTGGCGGGGCGGGAGCTCCGGGCGTTCGGCACCGGGCTCCCCTCCACCCTGGACGCGACGCTCCGGTACGACGGGGCGATCGCCGAGCTGGACGCGCGGCTCGCCGCCAAGGAGGGCGCGGCCCCGCCCGGGAGCGCGCACGTCAAGGCGCGCGCGGAGGTGGACGTCGCGCACCTCGCCGAGGGAAGGCCCGTCGCCGCGTTGCCCTGGAAGGCCGACGTCGCGACGGCGTTCGAGCGCTTCCCGCTCGCGACGCTCCCCACTCGGGGCGACGCGCGGCTCCGAGGCACGTTGGGCGGCACGGTCACCCTACGCGACCTGCACCGGGACGCGAAGCTCGACGTCGCGCTCGACGGGACGTCGCTCACCGTGTCGCGGGCGCCGATTCCGCACCTCGAGCTCCGCGCGAGCGCCGCGAACGGGACAGCGAAGGCCTCGCTCCGGGTCGACCAACCCGACGGCTTCGCCGAGGTCGTCGCGGGCGCCGGGCTCGCGTGGGGGGCCGCCCTCGCCCCGAAGCTCGACGCCAAGCACCCGCTCGACGCGCGCCTCAGCGCGAGGGGGTTTCGTGCAGCGGCGCTCGCGCCGTTCACCGCTCACAGCCTCGCGGACCTAGACGGGCGCGTCGACGCCGACGCGCACGTTCGAGCAGGCGGAGGCGGCGAAGACGTCGTCGCCGAAGGCACGGTGATCGCCCGGGACTTCTCCTTCGTCGTCGCCGCGATGGGCCAGGAGTACCGAGACGTTGGCGCGCGAGTGACCTTTTCGCCGGGCGGCGTGGTTCGCGTCGACGACATTCACGCGAGCGACGGAGTGGGCAAGATCGGAGGGTCGGCGGTCGCGCGCCTCGACGCTCGTGGGTTCGTTGGGGCGAACGTCGCGCTGCGCATTCCGGAGTCTTCGCCGATCGACCTGACGCTGGAGGGCCGAACGCTCGGCGACGCGTACGGCGATATCCGAGTGGGCGTACGGAACCTGCGAGCGACCAAGACCCTGGACGTGGCCGTCGACATCCCGAGCTTTCACCTGAAGCTGCTCGAGTCGGCGGGCAAGCAGGTGCAGGACCTCAAGGCCCGGACCGACGTGCGGGTGGGGGTGGCGCGTGACCGTGCGCTCGTGCCGATCGCGCTCGCCAAGTCGAAGGTCGAGCCGGACGTCCCGGCGGGAGACGACTCGGTGGTCCACGTGGCCGTGAATCTCGGCAGTGACGTGGTCCTTCGCCGCGGGACCGCGATCTCCGTGCAGCTCACCGGAGCCCCCAAGATTGGCGTCGTGAGGGGGCGGACGGATGTGTCGGGGCAAATCTCCCTCACGGGCGGGAAGATCGACCTGAGCGGGCGAAAGTTCCTGGTGGAGAGCGGGACGATCACCTTCGGTCAGGACGCGACGAACCCCGTCGTGATCGCGACGGCGTCGTGGACCGCGGCGGACAAGAGCCGCGTGTTCGCCGACTTCGTAGGTCCCGTGAAGACCGGGAAGCTCACGCTGCGCTCCGAGCCGGCGCGAACGCAGAGCGAGATCTTGACCCTCCTCGCGTTCGGCTCGGTCGACGGCCCCTCGGACGTCTCGAGCGGGGCCGGCAAGTCCCCGGGGAGAGGGACGCAGCTCGCTACCACCGTCGGTGGCGGAGCGCTCACTCAGGGCTTCGACGCCGCGCTCGACGACGTGATCGGCGTGCAGACCCAGACCCGCATCGACTCGACCAACGCGAACAACCCGCGCCCCGAGCTGGAGGTCCAGGTCTCGCGAGACGTCTCGATCCGGTTTGCGTACGTGCTCGGCACTCCGCCCCCGAGCGCGCCCGACAAGAGCCTTGGCACCGTCATTCTTCACGTCGCGCCGAACTGGTCATTGTCCACGACCGTGGGCGACAAGGGAAAGGCGACGGTCGATACCGTATGGCAATACCGCTATTGAGGAGTCCAAGAGCTCGAACGGTCCGCGCGCGTCAGCGCTCGCGCGCTCGGGAGGATGGCGCGCTCTCCGAGGCGACGCCCTCGTCGGTCTCTTCGGGCTGGAGGTCGCCGTGGGGTGTCGCCGGCGCGGACCTGGCGTGCCGCGCGGTCAGGCCGCCCGTGGCGAGCCGTACGCGCCGGATGTCCCGGGTCGACTGGACGAGCTCCGCGAGCTCATCGTCGGTCAGCTCCTCTTCGCGCGCGAGCATCGAGACCGCGCGCCGGTACGTGCGCCGGAGCTCACCCCGCTCGTCGAGGGCGGCCGCGTCGGCACGATCGCTGAGCGTACGTAGCCAGAGCCACGCGGCCCCAGCGACGACGAGCGTGAGCGCAGAGAAGAAGAAGGCGAGCACGACGTGCGACGCCTTGAACGTGTCGGCCCCCGCCAGGACGCGGGCGCAGAACGCGCCGATCGCGAGGGGCGCCACGACGGCCGTGGCGAGGAGCGCTCGCCGTCGCGTCCTGGCCCGGCGGGTCCACTCCGCGTAGCTCCGGTGAACGTGGGAGAGTGAGCCGTCGGGATCGCTCCCGAACATCCGCGCGACCCGGGGCGGGAGGCGGATGCCGCCGCAGTCTCGGCACGTCCAGCGGAACTCGCCCCCCGCGGTGGCGGGGGAGACCGACGCGCAGTGTGGACACTGGTGCTCCTGCCCCCACACGGCGCCGCACGCCTCGCACTCGGCGGCGCCGTGCGTGGCGGGCATCGCGCAGCGTGGGCATGACGTCGTGGGCGCCCGGTAGAGACTCACTGACCGTTCACTCTAGCGCCATTGGCCGGGGCGAACAGCCGCCGGCGGGGCCGAGAACGCTTGCCTGCTTCGACAGTCGGCGGGACCGCGGCCGTCGAGCGTCAGGGCGTGGCGGGCTTGATCGCACGACGCTCGGGCGACGCCGCGAACATTCGGAGCGCGAGGGCCAACCCGAGCACGTTCAGCGCCGCGGCGGCGAAGAAGGGCGCGCCTGGCACGTGCGGCGACGCGTCGTGCGGACCGAAGCGCGCGATGAGCCCGGTGCCCACGAGGGGACCCAAGATCGACATGAGGCTCTGGACGCTCGCGAGCGACCCCTGGAGCTCGCCCTGCTCGTCCTCGCCCACGGCGCGGGTGAGGAGCGCCTGCATCGAGGGGCCGGCGATCCCGCCCAGCGCAAAGAGCCCAATCAGCGCGTACGCGAGCCACCCGCGATCGGCGAGACCTAGCGCGACGAAGCCCAGCGCGCCGATCGAGAGCCCCGCGGTCACGAGCTGCCGCTCGGTGAAGCGGCGCATGAGCACCCTCACCAGGCCGCCCTGCACTACGGCCATGGAGAGGCCCACGAGCCCGAGCGACAGCCCGACCTGCTTGGTGGACCATCCGTACCGCGCCCCGCCGGAGAGCGCCCACACCGACTGCAGGATCGACTGGGCCATGAAGCCGCACGCGACCGTGCCGGCCAGGCCGCGGAGCGCGGGGGTGCGCACGAGGGCGGCCATCGAGCCGAGCGGGTTCGAGCGCCGGAGCGAGAAAGGGCGCCGCGAGGCGGGGCGCAGCGTCTCGGGGAGCACGGCGAGCCCAAACAGGAAGTTGCCGAGGTTCAGCGCGGCGGCGACCGCGTAGGGCAGGCGCAGGCTCACGCCGCCGAGCGCGCCACCGATGACGGGTCCCACGACGAAGCCCAGGCCGAACGCGGCGCCCGCCATGCCGAAGCTCTGCGCGCGTCGGTCGGGCGGTGTCGTGTCGGCGATCGAGGCGGTGGCGGCCGAGAAGCTCGCGCCGGTGATGCCTGCGATCACGCGCCCCACATAGAGCCAGGAGAGCG is from Myxococcales bacterium and encodes:
- a CDS encoding BamA/TamA family outer membrane protein, translating into MLWALVAVSGILTGILTTGCHSIPKGRSAIYSVEVKNVRARGPSPDIAEIEEKLATTPSPKFLGLFRGVVYEYTTFEPQTLQKDLARVQAACRARGYYEARVRAGRVHQTTDNHVRVEILVDPGEPVRVASAQFAGMDGLPLALRASARVAAAEALEEGAPFDEAAYDAAKEALRRRLTDEGYAFATVTARADVDLPRHRAFVHYAVEHGTPQALGDVRVVGLGTLPEDQVRYALSLEPGAPYSTKAIEEARQAVLELGVFASVEILPALDEGPRADGRVPLVVKLEPSRLRTVRVGGGVEFDALKTALSATAGWEHRNFYGGLRKFHVDLTVGLVLYPLRVNNIEAPTDIFPEARLRFDTRQPGVFGGRIAGFFRPSVEVYPVLIDPNPPKDANVLGYGEARATLGIERVFKRVYGALSQNLQVAYPFSYLGPVDPTLSPVVISYPELQVQLDLRDSRVKPRKGVYAAASFQVAGVGGDASDVKIQPEVRGYVPVSKRVVLAARAGLGFLVPFNYGSAVFGDPDALDEKSRTLDYQLVYFRGLFGGGPSSNRGYAARGISPYGNVGFLTPDSARLRQDSDCQPDCRVPTGGFSLWEASLEVRVDVVGPLSAATFCDAGDVSPQRGSIRLAHLHLSCGLGARYQTPVGPIRLDVGYRIPGAQVIGGLTPDEKEPSTLAGVPMAIALGVGEAF
- a CDS encoding translocation/assembly module TamB domain-containing protein encodes the protein MARRALRRALDALGLFLVALFTLAVGAVAHLGTRPGLHTITWAVHAATGGTFKGTLEARGLGSIGLRGVRGLDARVRSPSGETLAWVSGVDVDTDVLGLVEGAVFGDPPTLRVDRLAIDHVALDVSMKDAGDGEKTLALADAFLPRTPKPKSNPGPTPTIELRSVRVHHAWIYGQVAETFAADVEAHGLDASLRSSAQGLDLRVHDVRVAAREVLPKTAVVIRVTAHAALPDEGDEDLGADLTGEVAGVPFVIGGALRGAAFEAHVGVPTADAAKLTALVPGLSLRGPVSVGIEARGQLGGRAIASARAQLGPALVSARARADLGPDFVGDAVFMAENIDLTALSAGAPTSRLGVRGEVTARAPSVGPPSAELFADLAPRSHVAGQGLPPVRLDATLDVSGIATADVVAAEPGARTTLHAELPTRPTAGPVTFTTDTALSLAALRRAGALGLGVGTLRTRGTLDLVTLALRARADLAARSLDVRGVRASRVDVGVDARGSVKAPDLHVTLGVQGLRFGARHALSRLDVESDVAVSRSIHMRNTRIAGRGYGEALSLSAPTARVDGADFDLGGVELAGLGGKLYAEGSRRGSKIAARLRTEGEALDLARLARLVGEPRLAGRLSLDADVTLDGGEAEGDVRVTLRDGSAPGVPHAHVALESSLHARRGRVAIDAQLGEVVTVRSVVQELTLDGPALSKAAWLRASADGALFADLDLARLHEALPSATEDLPVRLMGGRGRVQARFVHAAEGRLPSVSAAVSTRGLALGPKPAVGGAVAATASRAALRVDFGAEAIVDGVTGFAAISGRLTDARGPVVWLDGRGQLPLELLLAGGETSDLRAAMLDRAFGFHVVVPERKLSAWPGLVDLGGTTGAVSLDVSVEGTPRAPRGRLVLAGRELRAFGTGLPSTLDATLRYDGAIAELDARLAAKEGAAPPGSAHVKARAEVDVAHLAEGRPVAALPWKADVATAFERFPLATLPTRGDARLRGTLGGTVTLRDLHRDAKLDVALDGTSLTVSRAPIPHLELRASAANGTAKASLRVDQPDGFAEVVAGAGLAWGAALAPKLDAKHPLDARLSARGFRAAALAPFTAHSLADLDGRVDADAHVRAGGGGEDVVAEGTVIARDFSFVVAAMGQEYRDVGARVTFSPGGVVRVDDIHASDGVGKIGGSAVARLDARGFVGANVALRIPESSPIDLTLEGRTLGDAYGDIRVGVRNLRATKTLDVAVDIPSFHLKLLESAGKQVQDLKARTDVRVGVARDRALVPIALAKSKVEPDVPAGDDSVVHVAVNLGSDVVLRRGTAISVQLTGAPKIGVVRGRTDVSGQISLTGGKIDLSGRKFLVESGTITFGQDATNPVVIATASWTAADKSRVFADFVGPVKTGKLTLRSEPARTQSEILTLLAFGSVDGPSDVSSGAGKSPGRGTQLATTVGGGALTQGFDAALDDVIGVQTQTRIDSTNANNPRPELEVQVSRDVSIRFAYVLGTPPPSAPDKSLGTVILHVAPNWSLSTTVGDKGKATVDTVWQYRY
- a CDS encoding transposase; this encodes MPATHGAAECEACGAVWGQEHQCPHCASVSPATAGGEFRWTCRDCGGIRLPPRVARMFGSDPDGSLSHVHRSYAEWTRRARTRRRALLATAVVAPLAIGAFCARVLAGADTFKASHVVLAFFFSALTLVVAGAAWLWLRTLSDRADAAALDERGELRRTYRRAVSMLAREEELTDDELAELVQSTRDIRRVRLATGGLTARHARSAPATPHGDLQPEETDEGVASESAPSSRARER
- a CDS encoding TCR/Tet family MFS transporter gives rise to the protein MSDAPAGPLATVDSKGRAASGATTSFILLTLFLDALGIGLIIPVGPRLVAELSGGGLASASHRFGVLMALYSAMQLGFSPVLGGLSDRFGRRTVLLPSLLGAAASYLLSAFAPSLSWLYVGRVIAGITGASFSAATASIADTTPPDRRAQSFGMAGAAFGLGFVVGPVIGGALGGVSLRLPYAVAAALNLGNFLFGLAVLPETLRPASRRPFSLRRSNPLGSMAALVRTPALRGLAGTVACGFMAQSILQSVWALSGGARYGWSTKQVGLSLGLVGLSMAVVQGGLVRVLMRRFTERQLVTAGLSIGALGFVALGLADRGWLAYALIGLFALGGIAGPSMQALLTRAVGEDEQGELQGSLASVQSLMSILGPLVGTGLIARFGPHDASPHVPGAPFFAAAALNVLGLALALRMFAASPERRAIKPATP